The genome window CACATAGTTGCTGTCATTATACAATACTTTCCCATTTTTTGAGTAGAATATAACATTTATGGCATGTCTTCCATAGCTTTTCTGATTGTATGTAATTTCATATCCTTCTTCTATAGAAACCTTTGAATCGTATTGAATTGAATGATTGTATCGGGTAATCTTCAAATCATCTATGATTGCCGTGTTAGACATTGACTCAAAAACTGCTGGTACAACAACTGTTGCCATAACTATTATTGCAAGAACAATCAGAATTCCTGCAAGGCAATATTTTCCGCTGTTGTCATTTTCGGAGCTAGCATTTTGTCTACTTGATCCATTTCCTCCATAACTTCTTGGATAGTAGCCTCCAAGATCAGAATCATCATAGTCTCTTCCTACATCTTCTCTGCATCGCTGGCTCCATAGTGATAATCTGCATTCTGCATGAAAAAGTCATCATCACCTATCATGAATTTACCCCATTCACCTTTTAGATTAATTCTATTTTTATTATAAGTATTTATTTTTTTACATTTCTATTTTTCAAAATGGTTAAACCACTTAATTAGTTTAGCAAAATACTTATTTAACGTTTCGTAAAATAAGATTATAAAGAATATTTACATAATATTTTAAATTTTAATAGTTAAGTTTATTTTTTATAAGAAGCTTTTTTAAGAGTTTTATTTTTTTTAAAGAGGATTATCATATGATGGAAATTCATTGCAAGGAATGTGGAGGCAATAAGTTTGCCAGAAGGGAAGAGATGTACATCTGCACTGGCTGTGGCAGAGAATATTCCGCATTTGAGGTTATAGAACTTACGGATGATGTGATATCAAATCAAAAGACTTTTGAATCAAAAAAGGTTCCATAACTGAAAAGACTAAGGATTTTCATCCAAAAAACCTTTAAGCTATTATGAATCCCCTTTTAAAAGAAATCCTAACGACTTTAACGCTCAATTGAATATAATTTACCTGAAGGCAGATAAGGCAAAAGTCACTGAAATAATCCCATATATTAGAAAAATGACTAACATATCTCCTAAAATCCTAAAGTCAATAAGGGATAGTCAAATGGATGAAGACAAGGAAATGGAAGCAATTTGGGAAGTAGGTGGCGTATTCCAGATAACTGCAGTCACTTTCAAGAATTCTGGGGATGCAAATACAAGGAAAATGGCCAATGATGCCTATGCCCAAAGAGTCAATAAGGAATGGTATCTTCGCATTCTCGAATTGACTAAACTGTTTTTCACTTTTGGTGATGATTTGGAAAGCGTATTTGATGGCAAGTATAATGATTTGGCTGTAAATTCATATAAGACTGGAATTTGGTATTATCTGGATGTAATTAAGCTTGCAGAGGATCAGGAGGTTCATATTAAAAAGATAAGGAATTATGAAGAGAAAATAAGATTGGTTGAACCTGATTTTGAGTCTAGGTTGGATCTTAAAGTTGGTAAAAACAAGGAATCCTTCTTTGGAAGATTATTGTCCAGAATTTAGCATTTTTATTTTTCCTTAGTTTTCATAAGATGAATCTTAAATTTTCTTTTTAGTTTATTTTAACACTTTACATTATATTGTTCCATATGTATTTCATGTTTTTTTCACTAATATATTGTCAGTAATGTCTTTTTCAAGTGATGCCAATTGTTGTTTTGTTTCTTGTTTTTTGCCCAAATAAAATCTTCCCATTCATTCTATGAATATCTGCTTTTCATTATTTGATATTTTTATCATGAATCATATTTTCTCATTCAATTCATGAACTCATTGTAATCCATGATAAAAGATATTGCCAATTTAATGAAATGACTTTTCTTCTAAAATTTAATTTTAAAATTTCATTGAAAGATTGTTCCATTTATTTAGCCTACTCTTTAAACAGGTGTTTTTTGAAACTTATGAAAGAGAAAAAAATTATATATGCCCTATAATAAATAGGAATATGTAAAAATTAAATTTTTTAATAATGAGAGGGGTATTGTGTTCATTGAACTTTAAATGGATTTTACATGATACTGATCTCATTAATAAGAATTTGAATTTTCAATTGATTTGACAGAGAAATTTTATGTTGGAAGAATTCATGCCTTTTGTAGGCCTAATTATTTTTGGAAATATAGAAAACCTTATTTTGGCATCGCAAGGTGTTGTTGCAGGTGTAAATCCTAAAGTTTTAGGATTGTTGAGTATTTTTGCTGTCGTTGTATGGCTATTTATAGGATTTGTTGCAACTGATGTCGCAATGCAATATTCCCAATACATCACATTCCTTGGTGGACTAGCGATTGTAATATTAGGTATCATATCCATCCGCGATGCAGTTCATCATATCTCAGAAACTAAAGGAGATGCCTAAGATGATAAATTTAAGAGATTATGCCCAGTTTACAGGACTGCTCATCTTTGGGAACATTGAAAACCTCATCTTGGCATCCCAAGGTGCTGTAGCACATGTAGACCCATTTATATTGTCCATATTGAGCCTGATTGCAGTGGTCATATGGCTGTTGCTTGGAACATATGGGACAAAACTGGCTATCAAATATGCAGACTACATTGAAATATTTGGTGGAGTGGCCATCATAGTCTTAGGTATTCAATCCATGCTTGAAGCTATGGGGTTATAATATTTCTGCCTCCCTTATCTTTTCTTTATTTATTCTATTTTCTTAGTTTCAATCTATTCTTTTTAGAAAAATTTTGGTGCAAAGAACAAAAAATGTTGGTGCTCAGAACAAAATAGTTAAATAATTTAAAGTATAATATAATATTGTTTTTTTATAATTTTTCAACCGGGCCCGTAGCTCAGTCTGGCAGAGCGCTTGGCTCTTAACCTTGTTGTCGCGGGTTCAATCCCCGTCGGGCCCGTTTTTATTTCTTTTTTTATATATAATCTATTTTTTTTTAAAATCAATATGGCAATTTTTAATTTAGGGTTGGTTTAAATAGTTTCAGTTTGCTATATGTTGGAACTTATTAAAGGCTAAATGCTATGTGATGGTTTGATTTAAATAGTTTCAGTTTGCTAAAAATGATTAAAGAAGTGAAGACTTTAATTAGTTTTTTTTTTATCTTGAATTAAACAAAATAATATACAATAATAAAATGTTTAATTATTTTTTTAAAATATCATAAAATTTTTATAAATCATAATTAAAATTTATAATTAGGATTTTAAGAGGTAAAAATATGGAGCCTATTTTAATTGATTATGAGAAATGCATTGCTTGCTCCTCTTGCATTAATGATTGTCCGAATTCATTTATTTATTTTGAAGATGGCAAAATACGGACACATGACAAGGGATGTATGGAATGCGGACATTGCTATGCCATTTGTCCTGAAGGTGCCATTAAAATGGTGAATTATGATTTAAGTGATGAAATGGTGATGTCTATGAGTGAAATAAATGAAAACATTCTACTGAATGCAATGAAAAGTAGACGAACTATACGTCAGTTCAAACCAGTTGGCATTGAAGAAGAAAAAATCAATATGATATTGGAAGCTGGAAGATATGCACCAACTGGTGCGAATTCACAAAATGTCAAATATACAATTCTTGGTTCAAAGCAGAAGGAAGCAGAGGAAATCTGTGTGAATCTATTTAGAAAAGGCAAAAAATGGGAAATCTAAGCAGCTATTTGAGAAGAATTGAAGTGACTGACGATTTCTTCTTCAAAGGCGCTCCATTGGTCATAGTCGTTTCAAGCAAAAGCAGTATCAATGCGGGACTTGCAAGCGCATATATGGAGATAATGGCTAACAGTCTAGGTTTAGGGGTCCTATACAGTGGATTTTTCGTAATGTGTACAAAGTTAAGCAGGAAACTTAGAAATCTCATTGAACTTGAGAAAGGATATGATGTAGTTTCATGCATGGTTATAGGTTATCCTAATGTCAAATACCATAGAGTAGTCCCTCGTAAGGATTTGCAAGTGAATAGGTTATGATGGATTGAATGTTCCAAAAACCAAAGAATCATATT of Methanobrevibacter ruminantium contains these proteins:
- a CDS encoding nitroreductase family protein, which codes for MGNLSSYLRRIEVTDDFFFKGAPLVIVVSSKSSINAGLASAYMEIMANSLGLGVLYSGFFVMCTKLSRKLRNLIELEKGYDVVSCMVIGYPNVKYHRVVPRKDLQVNRL
- a CDS encoding nitroreductase family protein; amino-acid sequence: MEPILIDYEKCIACSSCINDCPNSFIYFEDGKIRTHDKGCMECGHCYAICPEGAIKMVNYDLSDEMVMSMSEINENILLNAMKSRRTIRQFKPVGIEEEKINMILEAGRYAPTGANSQNVKYTILGSKQKEAEEICVNLFRKGKKWEI